The Altererythrobacter sp. CAU 1644 genome has a window encoding:
- a CDS encoding metal-sensitive transcriptional regulator, giving the protein MGEQSAAKIRRLNRIAGQVRGVAQMIEDDRYCIDILHQIQAIRSALAKVESQVLKDHAACCVHEAIASGDEAEQKQKFEELVDLLERTRK; this is encoded by the coding sequence ATGGGCGAACAATCCGCCGCCAAGATCAGGCGCCTCAACCGCATTGCCGGGCAGGTGCGCGGCGTCGCGCAGATGATAGAGGACGATCGCTATTGCATCGATATTCTCCACCAGATCCAGGCGATCCGCTCTGCCCTGGCCAAGGTCGAAAGCCAGGTGCTCAAGGACCACGCCGCCTGCTGCGTCCATGAAGCGATCGCCAGTGGCGACGAGGCCGAGCAGAAGCAGAAGTTCGAGGAACTCGTCGACCTGCTCGAACGCACCCGCAAGTAA